Genomic window (Allostreptomyces psammosilenae):
GGCCCTCACTGGCGGGGCCGGCGGTAATGTGTCGCCAGTCACGTTTCGATTCCGGCGCGAGGTGACGCCGGTCACGAATTCCAGGGAGGCACCGTGGCGCCCACACTCCGCCGCGTCGTCGGCACCCCCGAGCTGGACCTGCGGGTGCGCTGCGGCGCGGACGCCCTGGAGCGCCCGGTGCACTGGGTGGCGGTGAGCGAGCTGCCCGATCCCACCCCCTTCCTGGAGGGCGGCGAGCTGCTGCTCACCACCGGGTTGTGGCACACCGGCTCCGCCGAGGCGGCCACCGCCTGGATCCGGCGGGTCGCCGACCGGGGCGTGGCCGGACTCGGCTTCGGCGTCGGCGTCGGGGTCGGTCACGACGAGGTGCCGCCGGAGGTGCTCACCGCCGCCGAGCGGGCCGGGCTGCCGCTGCTGGAGGTCCCCCGCCCCACCCCCTTCATGGCCATCAGCCGCGCCGTGGCGGACCTGCTCGCGGCCGACCGCTACGAGGAGCTGAACCGCTCGATCGCCATGCAGCAGGAGCTGACCCGGGCCGCGCTGCGCGGCCCGGAGGCGGTCGTCACCCTGCTGGCCCGGCAGCTCGACGGCTGGGCGGCGCTGCTGGACACCGACCGGCGACCGCGCCACGCCGCTCCCCCCGACGCCGCGGCCGGAGGCGTCGCCGCGCTCTCCGCGGCACTGGACCGGATCGCCGCGCCCCCACCCGCCGACGGCCCGCCCTCCCCCGCCCGCCGGCCGTCGGCCGCCTCCGTGGTGGACGCCTCCGGGCACGCCGTCGCCCACGCCCTGGGCGGTGACCAGCCGGTCGGCTACCTGCTGGCCGGCACCGCCGGCCCGCTCGACGCCCGGCGGCGCACCGCCCTGGCCGCCGCCGTCTCCCTGCTCTCCCTGGAGCTGGAACGCCCCGAGGTGCGGCGCGTCACCGAACGCCGGCTGCGCACCGCCCTGCTCCGCGCGCTGCTCACCGCCCGGGAGCCGGCCGTGTGGGCGGCCGTGGACGACGCCGTCGGAGGGCTCCCCGACCCGGTGCGGGTCGCCCAGGCCGCCCTGCCCGCCGGTGCTCCGCCACGGGCCGGCGCCGTCGGCGAGGCGCTGCGCGCCGCCGAACGGGACGCCGCGCTGCGCACCGCGCTGCTGGCCACCGAGGGCGGCACGCTCTGGGCGCTGCTGCCGGACGCCCCCGCGGCGATCGCCGCCTTCGGGCGCGCCACCCGCCCGCTGGTCTGCGGGGTGAGCGAGCCGGTGACTCCCGCCGACCTGCCGGCGGCGGTCCGCCAGGCGGAGCGCAGCCGCGCCGAGGCGGAGCGCCGCGGCACGGCCCTGGCCCGCCACGAGGAGCTGGCCCCCGGCTTCCTCGGCCTGGTCGACGCGCCCTCCGCCGACGAGTTCGCCCGCTCCCGGCTGGGGGCGCTGCTGGCCGGCCGGCAGCCGGCGGAACTCCTCGCGACGCTGCGCGCCTACCTGGCCCGCGGCGGGCGCTGGGACGCCGCAGCCCGGGACCTCGGGGTGCACCGGCACACCGTCCGGCACCGCGTCGAGCGCGTCGCCGAACTGCTGCGCACCGACCTGGACGACCCGGACGTCCGCGCGGAGCTGTGGATCGCCCTGCGGATACACGACGGCCGGCCGGCCTGACCCCCGGGTCCACCCGGGCCCCCGACGCCCTGGACACTCCGGCGCGCCGGCCGGCGCCGCCGCTCCGCGCCGTACAGGCCCCGGCGGGCCGCCCGGGCGCTACCGTGCCGGCATGTCCGCACTCCCGCTGAACGCCGATTCCACCGAGATCACCGTCACCCACCCCTGGGACGGCCGCGTCGTCGGCACCGCCCCCATCCCCTCCCCCGACGAGGTGGCCAAGGCCGTGGGCGCCGCCTGGGAGGCCCGCTCCACCGTCGCCGCGCTCCCCGCCCACGTGCGGGCCGAGGCCCTCGGCCACGTCTCCCGGCGGCTCGCCGAGCGCTCCGAGGAGATCGCCCGGCTGATCACCGGGGAGAACGGCAAGCCGCTGATGTGGTCGCGCGCCGAGGTGGCCCGCGCCGTGTCGGTCTTCCGGCTCGCCGCCGAGGAGGCGCGCCGCTTCGACGGCCGGCTGCAGCGGCTGGACACCGACCCGGCCGGCGAGGGCCGGATCGCGCTGGTGCGCCGCGCCCCGCGCGGCCCGGTGCTGGCCATCACGCCGTTCAACTTCCCGCTCAACCTGGTCGCCCACAAGGTCGCCCCGGCGATCGCGGTGGGCGCCCCGGTGATCGTCAAGCCCGCGCCGGCCACGCCGCTGACCGCGCTGCTGCTCGGCGAGATCCTGGCCGAGACGGACCTGCCCACCGGCTCCGTCGCGGTGCTGCCGCTGCCCAACGAGCGCGCCGAGGCGCTGGTGGACGACCCCCGGCTGCCCGTGGTGTCCTTCACCGGCGGCCCCGTGGGCTGGGCGATCCGGGAACGGGTGCCGCGCAAGCACGTCACCCTGGAACTCGGCGGCAACGCCGCCGTGGTGGTGCTGCGGGACGCCGACCTGGAGCGGGCCGCCGAGCGGGTGGCGCTGTTCTCCAACTACCAGGCCGGGCAGAGCTGCATCGGCGTGCAGCGGGTGTACGTCGAGGACGCCGTCTACGACGCCTTCGCCCCGCGCGTGGTGGAGGCGGTCGGCCGCCTGGTCACCGGTGACCCGTGGCAGGACGCCACGCAGGTCGGCCCGCTGGTGGACGAGGCGGCGGCCCGCCGGGTGTCCGAGTGGGTGGACGAGGCGGTCGCCGCCGGCGCCACCCTGCTGGCCGGCGGCCGCCGCGACGGCGCCAGCTACCAGCCCACCGTGCTCGCCGACGTTCCGGACGACGCCCGGGTGGTCACCGAGGAGGTCTTCGGGCCGGTGCTGGTGCTGCGCCGGGTGGCGGACGTGGACGAGGCGTTCGCCCGGGTCAACGCCGGCCGCTTCGGGCTCCAGGCCGGGGTGTTCACCCGCGACCTCCAGGTCGCCTTCCGGGCGCAGCGGGAGCTGGAGGTCGGCGGCGTGGTGATCGGCGACGTGCCGTCCTACCGCGCCGACCAGATGCCCTACGGCGGCGTGAAGGAGTCCGGCACCGGGCGCGAGGGGGTGCGCTCGGCGATGGAGGACCTCACCGAGGAGCGGGTGATGGTGCTCACCGGGGTTGCCCTGTAGCCGCCGCGGGCCGGCCCCGCGCGGCGCGGACGACGGCGGGGCCCCGGTGTATCACCGCACCGGGACCCCGTCGCGCATGGGCTGCTCTCACCGTCGCGATCGTTATCTGTCCGCGACCGTCGCTCCGGAAACGCCGCGCCGGAGGCGATATTCAGCCATGCTGGATCCGGCC
Coding sequences:
- a CDS encoding aldehyde dehydrogenase family protein, whose product is MSALPLNADSTEITVTHPWDGRVVGTAPIPSPDEVAKAVGAAWEARSTVAALPAHVRAEALGHVSRRLAERSEEIARLITGENGKPLMWSRAEVARAVSVFRLAAEEARRFDGRLQRLDTDPAGEGRIALVRRAPRGPVLAITPFNFPLNLVAHKVAPAIAVGAPVIVKPAPATPLTALLLGEILAETDLPTGSVAVLPLPNERAEALVDDPRLPVVSFTGGPVGWAIRERVPRKHVTLELGGNAAVVVLRDADLERAAERVALFSNYQAGQSCIGVQRVYVEDAVYDAFAPRVVEAVGRLVTGDPWQDATQVGPLVDEAAARRVSEWVDEAVAAGATLLAGGRRDGASYQPTVLADVPDDARVVTEEVFGPVLVLRRVADVDEAFARVNAGRFGLQAGVFTRDLQVAFRAQRELEVGGVVIGDVPSYRADQMPYGGVKESGTGREGVRSAMEDLTEERVMVLTGVAL
- a CDS encoding PucR family transcriptional regulator, giving the protein MAPTLRRVVGTPELDLRVRCGADALERPVHWVAVSELPDPTPFLEGGELLLTTGLWHTGSAEAATAWIRRVADRGVAGLGFGVGVGVGHDEVPPEVLTAAERAGLPLLEVPRPTPFMAISRAVADLLAADRYEELNRSIAMQQELTRAALRGPEAVVTLLARQLDGWAALLDTDRRPRHAAPPDAAAGGVAALSAALDRIAAPPPADGPPSPARRPSAASVVDASGHAVAHALGGDQPVGYLLAGTAGPLDARRRTALAAAVSLLSLELERPEVRRVTERRLRTALLRALLTAREPAVWAAVDDAVGGLPDPVRVAQAALPAGAPPRAGAVGEALRAAERDAALRTALLATEGGTLWALLPDAPAAIAAFGRATRPLVCGVSEPVTPADLPAAVRQAERSRAEAERRGTALARHEELAPGFLGLVDAPSADEFARSRLGALLAGRQPAELLATLRAYLARGGRWDAAARDLGVHRHTVRHRVERVAELLRTDLDDPDVRAELWIALRIHDGRPA